A stretch of the Thunnus thynnus chromosome 7, fThuThy2.1, whole genome shotgun sequence genome encodes the following:
- the atg16l1 gene encoding autophagy-related protein 16-1 isoform X1, which translates to MAERQVGSTWKKHIAEQLKLRDRVQKHAFEEIVHQYLHLLEKSDLQAVLSERYQTEKYDIQRGHEASSGADSGRCDVLQQEMAQMRIKHQEELTELHKKRGELAHNVIELKNQIQEKDKEIQSNEAMMLEYQQQIAKLEGDCRELRSFLQDLERANQTLKDEYDALQITFSALEEKLRKTTEDNQELVSRWMAEKAQEANRLNAENEKDSRRRQAKLQKELADAAKEPLPIDPDDDIEVLAEDAGKGGGETSPNRPLNRTPSKKVSQPPPGGLLDSISNIFGVSECVQPGLVPPHSSRRRTANSFSTSPESTEAPSGVCAEVRVPCTALHVFEAHDGEVNAVRFSPGSRLLATGGMDRRVKLWEVVSGRCEPKGALTGSNAGITSIEFDSAGSYLLAASNDFASRIWTVDDYRLRHTLTGHSGKVLSARFLLDNARIASGSYDRTLKLWDLRSKVCIKTVFAGSSCNDIVCTEQCIMSGHFDKKVRFWDSRAETIVQELELLGRVTSLDLNHDRTELLTCTRDDLVKIIDLRSNAVRQTFSAQGFKCGADWTRVTFSPDGSYVAGGSADGALYIWNVLTGKLEKTLDRNHNSAINSVSWSPSGAFVASVEKGSKAILWSDM; encoded by the exons ATGGCGGAGCGGCAGGTGGGGAGCACATGGAAGAAACACATCGCTGAGCAGCTGAAGCTCAGAGACCGAGTGCAGAAACACGCCTTCGAGGAGATCGTCCACCAAT ATCTTCATCTGCTGGAGAAGTCGGACCTGCAGGCTGTTCTGTCGGAGAGATATCAGACTGAGAAGTATGACATCCAGAGAGGACACGAGGCCAG TTCGGGGGCGGACTCGGGCCGCTGTGACGTGCTGCAGCAGGAAATGGCTCAGATGAGAATCAAACACCAGGAGGAGCTGACGGAGCTGCACAAGAAACGAGGAGAG CTCGCTCACAATGTGATCGAACTGAAAAACCAGATacaagagaaagacaaagagatcCAGAGCAACGAGGCCAT gATGTTGGAGTATCAGCAGCAGATCGCTAAGCTGGAGGGAGACTGTCGGGAGCTGAGGAGCTTCCTGCAG GACCTGGAGAGAGCGAACCAGACCCTGAAGGACGAGTACGACGCTCTGCAGATCACCTTCAGCGCTCTGGAGGAGAAGCTGAGGAAAACCACGGAGGACAACCAGGAGCTGGTGTCCCGCTGGATGGCTGAGAAGGCTCAGGAGGCGAACCGGCTCAACGCCGAGAACGAGAAGGACAGCAG aCGCAGACAAGCCAAACTACAGAAGGAGCTGGCCGACGCCGCCAAAGAGCCTCTGCCCATTGACCC GGACGACGACATCGAGGTTCTGGCAGAGGATGCTGGGAAAGGAGGCGGAGAGACGTCACCGAACCGACCGCTCAACAGAACTCCGAG TAAGAAGGTCTCCCAGCCTCCCCCAGGTGGTCTGCTGGACTCCATCTCCAACATATTTGG cgtGTCTGAGTGTGTTCAGCCTGGACTCGTCCCACCGCACTCCAG CAGGCGTCGAACCGCCAACTCCTTCAGCACGTCACCAGAAAGCACCGAGGCTCCGTCGGGCGTGTGCGCCGAGGTTCGGGTCCCGTGCACGGCGCTGCACGTGTTT gaagcCCACGATGGCGAGGTGAACGCGGTGAGGTTCAGCCCCGGCTCTCGTCTCCTAGCAACAGGAGGGATGGACCGCCGGGTGAAGCTGTGGGAGGTCGTCTCAG GTCGCTGTGAGCCTAAAGGAGCTCTGACCGGCAGCAACGCAGGAATCACCAGCATCGAGTTTGACAGCGCT ggCTCGTACCTGCTCGCTGCCTCCAATGACTTTGCGAGTCGGATCTGGACGGTAGACGACTACAGACTGAGG CACACACTGACGGGTCACAGCGGGAAGGTTCTGTCAGCTCGCTTCCTATTGGACAACGCTCGAATCGCCTCCGGAAGCTACGACCGAACGCTCAAACTGTGGGACCTCCGCAGCAAAGTCT GTATCAAGACGGtgtttgctggttccagctgtAACGACATCGTCTGCACGGAGCAGTGCATCATGAGCGGACACTTTGATAAGAAGGTTCGCTTCTGGGACAGCAG agcgGAGACTATAGTGCAGGAGCTGGAGCTGTTGGGCAGAGTCACGTCTCTGGATCTGAACCACGACCGCACTGAGCTGCTCACCTGCACCAGAGACGACCTGGTCAAGATCATCGACCTGCGCTCCAACGCCGTCAGACAGACGTTCAG cgCTCAGGGCTTCAAATGTGGAGCCGACTGGACCAGAGTCACCTTCAG tcctGACGGCAGCTACGTGGCCGGCGGATCAGCTGACGGAGCTCTGTACATCTGGAACGTTCTGACGGGGAAACTAGAAAAAACTCTGGACCGAAACCACAA CTCTGCCATCAACTCGGTGTCCTGGTCACCGTCAGGAGCGTTCGTCGCCAGCGTGGAGAAAGGCAGCAAAGCCATTCTGTGGTCTGACATGTGA
- the atg16l1 gene encoding autophagy-related protein 16-1 isoform X2 — MAERQVGSTWKKHIAEQLKLRDRVQKHAFEEIVHQYLHLLEKSDLQAVLSERYQTEKYDIQRGHEASSGADSGRCDVLQQEMAQMRIKHQEELTELHKKRGELAHNVIELKNQIQEKDKEIQSNEAMMLEYQQQIAKLEGDCRELRSFLQDLERANQTLKDEYDALQITFSALEEKLRKTTEDNQELVSRWMAEKAQEANRLNAENEKDSRRRQAKLQKELADAAKEPLPIDPDDDIEVLAEDAGKGGGETSPNRPLNRTPSKKVSQPPPGGLLDSISNIFGVSECVQPGLVPPHSRRRTANSFSTSPESTEAPSGVCAEVRVPCTALHVFEAHDGEVNAVRFSPGSRLLATGGMDRRVKLWEVVSGRCEPKGALTGSNAGITSIEFDSAGSYLLAASNDFASRIWTVDDYRLRHTLTGHSGKVLSARFLLDNARIASGSYDRTLKLWDLRSKVCIKTVFAGSSCNDIVCTEQCIMSGHFDKKVRFWDSRAETIVQELELLGRVTSLDLNHDRTELLTCTRDDLVKIIDLRSNAVRQTFSAQGFKCGADWTRVTFSPDGSYVAGGSADGALYIWNVLTGKLEKTLDRNHNSAINSVSWSPSGAFVASVEKGSKAILWSDM; from the exons ATGGCGGAGCGGCAGGTGGGGAGCACATGGAAGAAACACATCGCTGAGCAGCTGAAGCTCAGAGACCGAGTGCAGAAACACGCCTTCGAGGAGATCGTCCACCAAT ATCTTCATCTGCTGGAGAAGTCGGACCTGCAGGCTGTTCTGTCGGAGAGATATCAGACTGAGAAGTATGACATCCAGAGAGGACACGAGGCCAG TTCGGGGGCGGACTCGGGCCGCTGTGACGTGCTGCAGCAGGAAATGGCTCAGATGAGAATCAAACACCAGGAGGAGCTGACGGAGCTGCACAAGAAACGAGGAGAG CTCGCTCACAATGTGATCGAACTGAAAAACCAGATacaagagaaagacaaagagatcCAGAGCAACGAGGCCAT gATGTTGGAGTATCAGCAGCAGATCGCTAAGCTGGAGGGAGACTGTCGGGAGCTGAGGAGCTTCCTGCAG GACCTGGAGAGAGCGAACCAGACCCTGAAGGACGAGTACGACGCTCTGCAGATCACCTTCAGCGCTCTGGAGGAGAAGCTGAGGAAAACCACGGAGGACAACCAGGAGCTGGTGTCCCGCTGGATGGCTGAGAAGGCTCAGGAGGCGAACCGGCTCAACGCCGAGAACGAGAAGGACAGCAG aCGCAGACAAGCCAAACTACAGAAGGAGCTGGCCGACGCCGCCAAAGAGCCTCTGCCCATTGACCC GGACGACGACATCGAGGTTCTGGCAGAGGATGCTGGGAAAGGAGGCGGAGAGACGTCACCGAACCGACCGCTCAACAGAACTCCGAG TAAGAAGGTCTCCCAGCCTCCCCCAGGTGGTCTGCTGGACTCCATCTCCAACATATTTGG cgtGTCTGAGTGTGTTCAGCCTGGACTCGTCCCACCGCACTCCAG GCGTCGAACCGCCAACTCCTTCAGCACGTCACCAGAAAGCACCGAGGCTCCGTCGGGCGTGTGCGCCGAGGTTCGGGTCCCGTGCACGGCGCTGCACGTGTTT gaagcCCACGATGGCGAGGTGAACGCGGTGAGGTTCAGCCCCGGCTCTCGTCTCCTAGCAACAGGAGGGATGGACCGCCGGGTGAAGCTGTGGGAGGTCGTCTCAG GTCGCTGTGAGCCTAAAGGAGCTCTGACCGGCAGCAACGCAGGAATCACCAGCATCGAGTTTGACAGCGCT ggCTCGTACCTGCTCGCTGCCTCCAATGACTTTGCGAGTCGGATCTGGACGGTAGACGACTACAGACTGAGG CACACACTGACGGGTCACAGCGGGAAGGTTCTGTCAGCTCGCTTCCTATTGGACAACGCTCGAATCGCCTCCGGAAGCTACGACCGAACGCTCAAACTGTGGGACCTCCGCAGCAAAGTCT GTATCAAGACGGtgtttgctggttccagctgtAACGACATCGTCTGCACGGAGCAGTGCATCATGAGCGGACACTTTGATAAGAAGGTTCGCTTCTGGGACAGCAG agcgGAGACTATAGTGCAGGAGCTGGAGCTGTTGGGCAGAGTCACGTCTCTGGATCTGAACCACGACCGCACTGAGCTGCTCACCTGCACCAGAGACGACCTGGTCAAGATCATCGACCTGCGCTCCAACGCCGTCAGACAGACGTTCAG cgCTCAGGGCTTCAAATGTGGAGCCGACTGGACCAGAGTCACCTTCAG tcctGACGGCAGCTACGTGGCCGGCGGATCAGCTGACGGAGCTCTGTACATCTGGAACGTTCTGACGGGGAAACTAGAAAAAACTCTGGACCGAAACCACAA CTCTGCCATCAACTCGGTGTCCTGGTCACCGTCAGGAGCGTTCGTCGCCAGCGTGGAGAAAGGCAGCAAAGCCATTCTGTGGTCTGACATGTGA
- the atg16l1 gene encoding autophagy-related protein 16-1 isoform X3, with the protein MAERQVGSTWKKHIAEQLKLRDRVQKHAFEEIVHQYLHLLEKSDLQAVLSERYQTEKYDIQRGHEASSGADSGRCDVLQQEMAQMRIKHQEELTELHKKRGELAHNVIELKNQIQEKDKEIQSNEAMMLEYQQQIAKLEGDCRELRSFLQDLERANQTLKDEYDALQITFSALEEKLRKTTEDNQELVSRWMAEKAQEANRLNAENEKDSRRRQAKLQKELADAAKEPLPIDPDDDIEVLAEDAGKGGGETSPNRPLNRTPSKKVSQPPPGGLLDSISNIFGRRRTANSFSTSPESTEAPSGVCAEVRVPCTALHVFEAHDGEVNAVRFSPGSRLLATGGMDRRVKLWEVVSGRCEPKGALTGSNAGITSIEFDSAGSYLLAASNDFASRIWTVDDYRLRHTLTGHSGKVLSARFLLDNARIASGSYDRTLKLWDLRSKVCIKTVFAGSSCNDIVCTEQCIMSGHFDKKVRFWDSRAETIVQELELLGRVTSLDLNHDRTELLTCTRDDLVKIIDLRSNAVRQTFSAQGFKCGADWTRVTFSPDGSYVAGGSADGALYIWNVLTGKLEKTLDRNHNSAINSVSWSPSGAFVASVEKGSKAILWSDM; encoded by the exons ATGGCGGAGCGGCAGGTGGGGAGCACATGGAAGAAACACATCGCTGAGCAGCTGAAGCTCAGAGACCGAGTGCAGAAACACGCCTTCGAGGAGATCGTCCACCAAT ATCTTCATCTGCTGGAGAAGTCGGACCTGCAGGCTGTTCTGTCGGAGAGATATCAGACTGAGAAGTATGACATCCAGAGAGGACACGAGGCCAG TTCGGGGGCGGACTCGGGCCGCTGTGACGTGCTGCAGCAGGAAATGGCTCAGATGAGAATCAAACACCAGGAGGAGCTGACGGAGCTGCACAAGAAACGAGGAGAG CTCGCTCACAATGTGATCGAACTGAAAAACCAGATacaagagaaagacaaagagatcCAGAGCAACGAGGCCAT gATGTTGGAGTATCAGCAGCAGATCGCTAAGCTGGAGGGAGACTGTCGGGAGCTGAGGAGCTTCCTGCAG GACCTGGAGAGAGCGAACCAGACCCTGAAGGACGAGTACGACGCTCTGCAGATCACCTTCAGCGCTCTGGAGGAGAAGCTGAGGAAAACCACGGAGGACAACCAGGAGCTGGTGTCCCGCTGGATGGCTGAGAAGGCTCAGGAGGCGAACCGGCTCAACGCCGAGAACGAGAAGGACAGCAG aCGCAGACAAGCCAAACTACAGAAGGAGCTGGCCGACGCCGCCAAAGAGCCTCTGCCCATTGACCC GGACGACGACATCGAGGTTCTGGCAGAGGATGCTGGGAAAGGAGGCGGAGAGACGTCACCGAACCGACCGCTCAACAGAACTCCGAG TAAGAAGGTCTCCCAGCCTCCCCCAGGTGGTCTGCTGGACTCCATCTCCAACATATTTGG CAGGCGTCGAACCGCCAACTCCTTCAGCACGTCACCAGAAAGCACCGAGGCTCCGTCGGGCGTGTGCGCCGAGGTTCGGGTCCCGTGCACGGCGCTGCACGTGTTT gaagcCCACGATGGCGAGGTGAACGCGGTGAGGTTCAGCCCCGGCTCTCGTCTCCTAGCAACAGGAGGGATGGACCGCCGGGTGAAGCTGTGGGAGGTCGTCTCAG GTCGCTGTGAGCCTAAAGGAGCTCTGACCGGCAGCAACGCAGGAATCACCAGCATCGAGTTTGACAGCGCT ggCTCGTACCTGCTCGCTGCCTCCAATGACTTTGCGAGTCGGATCTGGACGGTAGACGACTACAGACTGAGG CACACACTGACGGGTCACAGCGGGAAGGTTCTGTCAGCTCGCTTCCTATTGGACAACGCTCGAATCGCCTCCGGAAGCTACGACCGAACGCTCAAACTGTGGGACCTCCGCAGCAAAGTCT GTATCAAGACGGtgtttgctggttccagctgtAACGACATCGTCTGCACGGAGCAGTGCATCATGAGCGGACACTTTGATAAGAAGGTTCGCTTCTGGGACAGCAG agcgGAGACTATAGTGCAGGAGCTGGAGCTGTTGGGCAGAGTCACGTCTCTGGATCTGAACCACGACCGCACTGAGCTGCTCACCTGCACCAGAGACGACCTGGTCAAGATCATCGACCTGCGCTCCAACGCCGTCAGACAGACGTTCAG cgCTCAGGGCTTCAAATGTGGAGCCGACTGGACCAGAGTCACCTTCAG tcctGACGGCAGCTACGTGGCCGGCGGATCAGCTGACGGAGCTCTGTACATCTGGAACGTTCTGACGGGGAAACTAGAAAAAACTCTGGACCGAAACCACAA CTCTGCCATCAACTCGGTGTCCTGGTCACCGTCAGGAGCGTTCGTCGCCAGCGTGGAGAAAGGCAGCAAAGCCATTCTGTGGTCTGACATGTGA
- the atg16l1 gene encoding autophagy-related protein 16-1 isoform X4: protein MAERQVGSTWKKHIAEQLKLRDRVQKHAFEEIVHQYLHLLEKSDLQAVLSERYQTEKYDIQRGHEASSGADSGRCDVLQQEMAQMRIKHQEELTELHKKRGELAHNVIELKNQIQEKDKEIQSNEAMMLEYQQQIAKLEGDCRELRSFLQDLERANQTLKDEYDALQITFSALEEKLRKTTEDNQELVSRWMAEKAQEANRLNAENEKDSRRRQAKLQKELADAAKEPLPIDPDDDIEVLAEDAGKGGGETSPNRPLNRTPSKKVSQPPPGGLLDSISNIFGRRTANSFSTSPESTEAPSGVCAEVRVPCTALHVFEAHDGEVNAVRFSPGSRLLATGGMDRRVKLWEVVSGRCEPKGALTGSNAGITSIEFDSAGSYLLAASNDFASRIWTVDDYRLRHTLTGHSGKVLSARFLLDNARIASGSYDRTLKLWDLRSKVCIKTVFAGSSCNDIVCTEQCIMSGHFDKKVRFWDSRAETIVQELELLGRVTSLDLNHDRTELLTCTRDDLVKIIDLRSNAVRQTFSAQGFKCGADWTRVTFSPDGSYVAGGSADGALYIWNVLTGKLEKTLDRNHNSAINSVSWSPSGAFVASVEKGSKAILWSDM from the exons ATGGCGGAGCGGCAGGTGGGGAGCACATGGAAGAAACACATCGCTGAGCAGCTGAAGCTCAGAGACCGAGTGCAGAAACACGCCTTCGAGGAGATCGTCCACCAAT ATCTTCATCTGCTGGAGAAGTCGGACCTGCAGGCTGTTCTGTCGGAGAGATATCAGACTGAGAAGTATGACATCCAGAGAGGACACGAGGCCAG TTCGGGGGCGGACTCGGGCCGCTGTGACGTGCTGCAGCAGGAAATGGCTCAGATGAGAATCAAACACCAGGAGGAGCTGACGGAGCTGCACAAGAAACGAGGAGAG CTCGCTCACAATGTGATCGAACTGAAAAACCAGATacaagagaaagacaaagagatcCAGAGCAACGAGGCCAT gATGTTGGAGTATCAGCAGCAGATCGCTAAGCTGGAGGGAGACTGTCGGGAGCTGAGGAGCTTCCTGCAG GACCTGGAGAGAGCGAACCAGACCCTGAAGGACGAGTACGACGCTCTGCAGATCACCTTCAGCGCTCTGGAGGAGAAGCTGAGGAAAACCACGGAGGACAACCAGGAGCTGGTGTCCCGCTGGATGGCTGAGAAGGCTCAGGAGGCGAACCGGCTCAACGCCGAGAACGAGAAGGACAGCAG aCGCAGACAAGCCAAACTACAGAAGGAGCTGGCCGACGCCGCCAAAGAGCCTCTGCCCATTGACCC GGACGACGACATCGAGGTTCTGGCAGAGGATGCTGGGAAAGGAGGCGGAGAGACGTCACCGAACCGACCGCTCAACAGAACTCCGAG TAAGAAGGTCTCCCAGCCTCCCCCAGGTGGTCTGCTGGACTCCATCTCCAACATATTTGG GCGTCGAACCGCCAACTCCTTCAGCACGTCACCAGAAAGCACCGAGGCTCCGTCGGGCGTGTGCGCCGAGGTTCGGGTCCCGTGCACGGCGCTGCACGTGTTT gaagcCCACGATGGCGAGGTGAACGCGGTGAGGTTCAGCCCCGGCTCTCGTCTCCTAGCAACAGGAGGGATGGACCGCCGGGTGAAGCTGTGGGAGGTCGTCTCAG GTCGCTGTGAGCCTAAAGGAGCTCTGACCGGCAGCAACGCAGGAATCACCAGCATCGAGTTTGACAGCGCT ggCTCGTACCTGCTCGCTGCCTCCAATGACTTTGCGAGTCGGATCTGGACGGTAGACGACTACAGACTGAGG CACACACTGACGGGTCACAGCGGGAAGGTTCTGTCAGCTCGCTTCCTATTGGACAACGCTCGAATCGCCTCCGGAAGCTACGACCGAACGCTCAAACTGTGGGACCTCCGCAGCAAAGTCT GTATCAAGACGGtgtttgctggttccagctgtAACGACATCGTCTGCACGGAGCAGTGCATCATGAGCGGACACTTTGATAAGAAGGTTCGCTTCTGGGACAGCAG agcgGAGACTATAGTGCAGGAGCTGGAGCTGTTGGGCAGAGTCACGTCTCTGGATCTGAACCACGACCGCACTGAGCTGCTCACCTGCACCAGAGACGACCTGGTCAAGATCATCGACCTGCGCTCCAACGCCGTCAGACAGACGTTCAG cgCTCAGGGCTTCAAATGTGGAGCCGACTGGACCAGAGTCACCTTCAG tcctGACGGCAGCTACGTGGCCGGCGGATCAGCTGACGGAGCTCTGTACATCTGGAACGTTCTGACGGGGAAACTAGAAAAAACTCTGGACCGAAACCACAA CTCTGCCATCAACTCGGTGTCCTGGTCACCGTCAGGAGCGTTCGTCGCCAGCGTGGAGAAAGGCAGCAAAGCCATTCTGTGGTCTGACATGTGA
- the LOC137186601 gene encoding AP-2 complex subunit mu-B-like, with translation MIGGLFIYNHKGEVLISRVYRDDIGRNAVDAFRVNVIHARQQVRSPVTNIARTSFFHVKRSNIWLAAVTKQNVNAAMVFEFLYKMCDVMTAYFGKISEENVKNNFVLIYELLDEILDFGYPQNSETGALKTFITQQGIKSQHHSKEEQSQITSQVTGQIGWRREGIKYRRNELFLDVLESVNLLMSPQGQVLSAHVSGRVVMKSYLSGMPECKFGMNDKIVIDKQGKGGSSEEAGKSGKQSIAIDDCTFHQCVRLSKFDSERSISFIPPDGDYELMRYRTTKDIILPFRVIPLVREVGRTKLEVKVVIKSNFKSSLLAQKIEVRVPTPLNTSGVQLICMKGKAKYKASENAIVWKIKRMAGMKESQISAEIELLPTNDKKKWARPPISMNFEVPFAPSGLKVRYLKVFEPKLNYSDHDVIKWVRYIGRSGIYETRC, from the exons ATGATCGGAGGACTCTTCATCTACAACCACAAGGGGGAGGTGTTGATCTCTCGGGTGTACCGCGATGACATCGG GAGAAATGCGGTGGACGCGTTCCGGGTCAACGTCATCCACGCCCGGCAGCAGGTCCGCTCGCCGGTCACCAACATCGCCCGAACCAGCTTCTTCCACGTCAAACGCTCCAACATCTGGCTGGCCGCCGTCACCAAGCAGAACGTCAACGCCGCCATGGTGTTCGAGTTCCTCTACAAGATGTGTGACGTCATGACCGCCTACTTCGGCAAGATCAGCGAGGAGAACGTCAAGAACAACTTCGTCCTCATCTACGAGCTGCTGGACG AGATTCTGGACTTCGGTTACCCTCAAAACTCAGAGACCGGAGCTCTGAAAACCTTCATCACCCAACAAGGCATCAAGAGTCAG CATCAT tCCAAAGAGGAGCAGTCTCAGATCACCAGTCAGGTGACGGGTCAGATCGgttggaggagagagggaatCAAATACAGACGTAACGAACTCTTCCTGGACGTGCTGGAGAGCGTCAACCTGCTGATGTCACCACAAG gtcagGTGCTCAGTGCTCACGTGTCCGGCCGGGTGGTGATGAAGAGTTACCTGAGCGGGATGCCTGAGTGCAAGTTCGGGATGAACGACAAGATCGTCATCGACAAGCAGGGGAAGGGAGGGAGCTCTGAGGAAGCCGgcaagag TGGGAAACAGTCGATAGCGATCGATGACTGCACCTTCCACCAGTGTGTTCGTCTCAGCAAGTTCGACTCGGAGCGCAGCATCAGCTTCATCCCGCCCGACGGAGATTATGAGCTcatgag ataTCGAACCACCAAAGACATCATCCTGCCCTTCAGAGTCATTCCTCTGGTCAGAGAAGTCGGTCGCACCAAACTGGAGGTCAAAGTCGTTATCAAGTCCAACTTCAAGTCATCGCTGTTGGCCCAGAAGATCGAG gtTCGTGTGCCGACCCCCCTCAACACCAGCGGGGTTCAACTCATCTGTATGAAGGGAAAAGCCAAATATAAAGCCAGCGAGAACGCCATCGTCTGGAA GATTAAGAGGATGGCGGGGATGAAGGAGTCTCAGATCAGCGCAGAGATCGAGCTGCTGCCCACCAACGACAAGAAGAAGTGGGCTCGACCCCCCATCTCCATGAACTTTGAG gtTCCCTTCGCTCCGTCGGGGTTGAAGGTTCGATATCTGAAGGTCTTCGAGCCGAAGTTGAACTACAGCgatcatgatgtcatcaaatgggTTCGTTACATCGGTCGCAGCGGCATCTACGAGACTCGCTGCTGA